One window from the genome of Cryptomeria japonica chromosome 6, Sugi_1.0, whole genome shotgun sequence encodes:
- the LOC131068031 gene encoding dirigent protein 1 — MVVAGVNGTSSELLSFGTVLVMDDLLTEGPSRFSSVVGRAKGMQAGSDVKGKAVHLVFSAVFENKKYNGSTLQFHGTDLWTKPSGREVSVVGGTGKLRYARGYSIVTQNTDPDDYVGYIKFNTTFRVD; from the coding sequence ATGGTAGTGGCAGGAGTAAATGGAACATCCTCTGAACTGTTAAGCTTTGGAACAGTGCTGGTTATGGACGATCTTCTGACTGAAGGGCCATCTCGATTCTCCTCTGTTGTGGGAAGGGCCAAAGGAATGCAGGCCGGTTCAGATGTGAAGGGAAAGGCAGTTCACCTTGTGTTCTCTGCTGTGTTTGAGAACAAGAAATATAATGGAAGCACACTTCAATTCCATGGAACAGATCTCTGGACGAAGCCCTCTGGAAGAGAGGTTTCTGTGGTGGGAGGAACGGGGAAATTGAGGTATGCTCGTGGGTATTCCATTGTTACTCAAAACACTGATCCAGATGACTATGTTGGTTATATCAAATTCAACACTACCTTCCGAGTAGATTAA